The Bubalus bubalis isolate 160015118507 breed Murrah chromosome 1, NDDB_SH_1, whole genome shotgun sequence genome includes a region encoding these proteins:
- the PPM1L gene encoding protein phosphatase 1L isoform X2 → MLEKLTVSYDEAGTTCLIALLSDKDLTVANVGDSRGVLCDKDGNAIPLSHDHKPYQLKERKRIKRAGGFISFNGSWRVQGILAMSRSLGDYPLKNLNVVIPDPDILTFDLDKLQPEFMILASDGLWDAFSNEEAVRFIKDRLDEPHFGAKSIVLQSFYRGCPDNITVMVVKFRNSSKTEEQ, encoded by the exons GTACAACGTGTTTGATTGCTCTGCTATCAGATAAAGACCTCACTGTGGCCAACGTGGGTGACTCGCGTGGGGTCCTATGTGACAAGGATGGGAACGCCATTCCTTTGTCTCATGATCACAAACCCTACCAGctgaaggagaggaagaggataAAGAGAGCCG GTGGTTTTATCAGTTTCAATGGCTCCTGGAGGGTCCAGGGGATCCTGGCCATGTCTCGATCGCTGGGGGATTATCCACTGAAAAACCTCAATGTGGTCATCCCAGACCCAGATATCCTGACCTTTGACTTGGACAAGCTCCAGCCCGAGTTCATGATCTTGGCATCAGATGGCCTCTGGGATGCTTTCAGCAACGAGGAAGCTGTTCGATTCATCAAGGACCGCTTGGATGAACCTCACTTTGGGGCCAAGAGCATCGTTTTACAGTCCTTTTACAGAGGCTGCCCTGACAATATAACAGTCATGGTGGTGAAGTTCAGGAATAGCAGCAAAACAGAAGAGCAGTGA